The genome window ACCTGTGAGGCAATCAGCGACTTGGACAGTACTTCGCCCCGCCGCCGCAGCAACAGCTCCAGCAGGGCAAACTCTTTGGCAGTCAGGTCAATGCGTCGGCCATCTCGCATAGCCCGGCGCTTGAGCAAGTCGACTTCAAGATCCGCCATTTTCATGCTGGTCTGCACCGGCGAACTGTTGCCCCGGCGTAGTAGCGTACGCACCCGTGCCAGCAGCTCAGAGAAGGCGAATGGTTTGATCAGGTAGTCGTCCGCACCCAGCTCCAGACCTTTGACGCGATCCTCCACGCCATCACGGGCAGTCAGGAACAAAACAGGGACATCTTTGCCTGCAGCGCGGACCATGCGCAGCACCTCCCAACCATCCAGCCCCGGCATCATCACGTCGAGGATCAGCAGGTCATAGGCCTCGCTCAGCGCGTACTGCAGCGCATCGGTACCAGTCAGCACCCGATCGACGTTGAAGCCAGCTTCACTCAGACCTTGCTGCAGGTAGGCACCGGTTTTTGGTTCGTCTTCAGCCACCAGTAGTTTCATGTACGCCGTTTCCGATAAAGCAGAGGCCCCCGAGTGTGCCGGCAAAACCTGCGACCAACCAGAAGCTTACCGAAATGTAATCACGGCAACAGGTGACTGTCAGGCTACACACGGCGACAGCAAGCCTGTAGCGACATGACACAAGCGTAATCTGCACTTCAGGTTACTGACAGCATGAGCCGTTTAAGGTGGCATCGAGCCTAAAGCTCTACCCCTGCACTCCTTTGGGCGGGGGTTACCAAAACCATGAGGATTCACAAAATGAAAGCAATCCAAGCCCTGTTCGTCGTCGCTGCCCTAAGCGTTTCCAGCATAGCGCTGGCCGAAGGAGGCAGTGATCGGGTTTCCGCTCGTATGGAGCAACTCCGTGATGCCTCTCAAGCGGCTGCGCAGTTGGCAAGTCAACAGAAAGCCGAGGCTCCCGTTGCCGTCAGTCATGACAAGCAGCCTGGTCACGCCAACTGCTGAGCGCAGCAACCTTACAGAATTGTAATCACCCAGAGAGCTGGGGTATGGCAGTGTAAACCTGCTCGCTGGCGGCATTCGCAAGCAATATTCGGGGCGAGCACGGTTTGACTGACTACCGGTGTCCTAAAAGTAGCCGACTAAGCCGTATCTAGATGACGTAGTGCCAGCTCTTCTGACTGATTGGACATGACGCAATGCAAAGCAAAACCTCAAGACGAACATTCGTAAAAGGCTTGGCTGCTACCAGTCTGCTGGGTGGCCTTGGATATTGGCGCGTACCGGCATGGGCCGCAAGTCCTGCATTGCTGGCGCAAGAACTGCGTGGCACCGAGTTTGATTTATTGATCGGTGAAACTCCGGTCAATATCACAGGCACGGCACGTACCGCGATGACCATCAACGGCACCATGCCAGGACCAACTCTGCACTGGCGTGAAGGCGATACCGTCACCCTGCGGGTGAAAAACAAGTTGCGTGAAGATACCTCGATCCACTGGCACGGCATCCTGCTGCCCGCCAACATGGATGGTGTGCCAGGCATGAGCTTCAACGGCATTGCCCCGGATGGCATGTACGAATACCGCTTCACGGTCAACCAGAACGGCACCTACTGGTATCACAGCCACTCGGGCTTGCAGGAGCAGGTTGGCGTGTATGGCCCGATCGTTATCGAGGCCAAAGACCCCGAACCGTTCGTCTACGACCGCGAGCATGTGCTGATGCTTACCGACTGGAGCGACGAGCAGCCAGCTCAGATAGTGGCCAAGCTAAAGAAACAGTCTGACTACTACAACTTCCACCAACGCACCGTCGGTGATTTTATCAACGATGTCAGCGACAAGGGCTGGGATGCGACCGTCACTGATCGAGTGATGTGGGCCGAGATGAAGATGAGCCCCACCGATCTGGCCGACGTCAGTGGTTACACCTACACCTACCTCCTTAATGGTCAGAGCCCGAACGGCAACTGGACCGGCTTGTTCAAACCGGGCGAGAAGTTGCGCCTGCGCCTGATCAACGGTTCGGCCATGACCTACTTCGACGTGCGCATTCCCGGCCTGAAGATGACCGTGGTCGCCGCAGATGGTCAATACGTCAAGCCGGTCAGTGTCGACGAACTGCGTATCGCTGTGGCAGAAACCTACGACGTTATCGTCGAGCCGGAAGATGCGCAGGCCTACACCATTTTCGCCCAATCGATGGATCGCAGCGGCTATGCCCGTGGCACCCTGGCGGTGCGCGAAGGACTGGTTGCTGTCGTGCCGGAACTGGACCCGCGCCCGGAGCTGTTGATGTCCGACATGGGCATGGATCACGGCAGTATGGCCGGCATGGATGATGCCAGCATGGCGGGAATGGATCACTCGAAGATGGCCGGCATGGATCACGGCTCTATGGCTGGCATGGACCATTCATCCATGGCCGGTATGGACCACAGTAGTATGACGGGGATGGCTGGAATGGCCGGCATAAGTAAAAGTATGCCGGCCATGCAAACCCACCCTGCGTCCGAGTACAACAACCCGCTGGTCGACATGCTGACCATGATGCCCACCTCCAAACTGGATGACCCGGGCATTGGTTTGCGTAACAACGGCCGCCGGGTACTGACCTATGCCGATCTGCACAGCACTTTCCCCGATCCGGACGGCCGCATACCGAGCCGCACCATTGAACTGCACCTGACCGGGCATATGGAGCGCTTTGCCTGGTCGATGGACGGCATCAAGTTCGCCGATGCCGAACCGGTTCGCCTGAAGTACGGCGAGCGGCTGCGCATCACCCTGGTCAACGACACCATGATGACCCACCCCATCCACCTGCATGGCATGTGGAGCGACCTGGAAGATGACAACGGTAACTTCATGGTGCGCAAACACACCATCGACATACCGCCGGGCAGCAAGCGCAGCTATCGGGTAACCGCCGACGCCCTGGGACGCTGGGCCTACCACTGCCATCTGATGTATCACATGGAAATGGGCATGTTCCGTGAAGTCCGCGTGGATGCGTAAAGGAGATATCCAATGAACACATTTCTGCAGCGAAATACCTTACTTGCCAGTGCAGCGGCACTGAGTTTACTGCTGTCTTTGTTTGCCCCAGCGGCAATGGCTGACGATGGCCATAATGAGCACGATCACTCGGCTACTGCGCCTGCAACACAGGGTGCAAGCGACACGCCGGCTCCAAAAGCGCAGTCAAATGCGCCTAAGGCTCAGCAGATGGACCATGGCGCCATGAGCCACGACGGCATGGATCACTCGAACATGATGCAAATGCAGGACGGCGACAATGCCGGGGAAGGTTCGCACAATGGCCAATAAGCGTTTCCGTCTTAATGTCATTGCCCTGAGCGTTTCTCTGAGCGCCGTGAGTAGCAGTCTCACCTTTGCTGCTGAGGCAATGGATCATTCAGCAATGGGTCAGGGCTCCATGCCGATGGACCACAGCATGATGAAGCCAGACTCTGCTCAGAGCCCGATGGAGGGTATGGACCATAGCCAGATGAATCATGATGCGATGGACATGGATATGGGTGAAATGCCCATGGACCACAGCATGATGAAGCCAGCTGCTGATCAGAGCCCGATGCAGGGCATGGACCATAGCCAGATGGATCATGACGCGATGGATATGGGTGAAACGCCCATGCCTGCCATGGATCACAGCACTATTGATCACAGCCAGATGCAGCATGCCGCGCCGGCGCCGACCAGCGAAAGCCGTACTCCGATCCCGCCCATCACCGAGGCTGACCGGGAAGCGGCGTTCCCTGATGTCCACGGCCATAAGATGGACGACAATGCCATCAACAGCTTTGTCCTGTTTGATCAGCTCGAATACCAGAATGCCGACGCCGGCAGCGTATTGGCTTGGAATGCGATGGGCTGGGTCGGTGGCGATATCGATCGCCTCTGGTGGCGCTCCGAAGGTGAACGTACCAACGGCACCACCGAAGCTGCCGAAGTACAAGCCTTCTGGGGCCACGCCATCAGCCCGTGGGGGGAAACTGTGGTTGGTGTGCGCCAGGACTTCAAGCCCGGCGCACCGCAAACATGGGGCGCCATTGGTATTCAGGGCATGGCGCTGTACAACTTTGAAACGGAAGCCACGGCATATATCGGCGAAAACGGGCAGAGCGCTGCGCGGTTGGAAGGTGAGTACGACATCCTGTTGACTAACCGCCTGATTCTGCAACCGCGTGCCGAAGCGAATTTCTACGGTAAAAACGACGACTCCCGAGGATACGGCTCGGGGCTTGCCGATGTCGATCTTGGCCTGCGCTTGCGCTATGAAGTCGTTCGCCAGTTCGCGCCTTATATCGGCGTTAGCTGGAGCAAGGTTTACGGTAATACCGCCGATTATGTTCGCGATGAAGGTGGTGACAGCAGCGAAGCACGCTTCGTCGCGGGCGTGCGCATGTGGTTCTGATGCCGCCATTGATTTTTTTTGTTCAAACTCCTCGCAAGCCAGCCAATAAGCGCAGAACCTCGAATTCAACCTAAGGAATACCGATGAAGCGAACCCTGATTACACTGACCACTGCCGGTGCAGTAGCCGCCCTGGGTATCGCCAGCGTGGCCTATGTCGGCCTGATCAATGTCGGCGCGGATGATCCCCACTGGAAACCCGTGCACGCCTTTCTGAACTTTGTCCGTGAACGCTCGATCGCTGTGCGCGCACGGGATATTCAAGTGCCTGCGCTGGACGATCCAGCACTGATCAAAGCCGGCGCCGGCAATTACAATGCCATGTGCATCGGTTGTCATCTGGCGCCGGGCGTCGAAGTCACAGAACTGAGCCAGAGCCTGTATCCGGCACCGCCAAATCTGGCAGTAGAGGGTGCACCAGCCGATCCGGCCATCAGCTTCTGGATCGTCAAGCACGGCATCAAGGCCACAGGCATGCCAGCCTGGGGCAAGAGCATGGGTGATGAGTACCTCTGGGGACTGGTCGCCTTCATGCAAAAACTGCCACAGCTGGATGCCGGCCAATACCAAGCGCTGGTCGCCGCCAGCAGTGGCCACCAGCACGGCGGTGGCGAGAGCATGATGCACGACCATGAAGGCCAGCATGGCGCCCCCTCCGCAGGCGGCAGCGACCATCATGCGGCCATGGCAGAAATGGCCGGACATGGCTCAATGGAGAGTGCCTCGCCTGACGGGGCAGACAAGCAACCGACTGACGAGCATGCGCAGCACGCTATGGCGCCTGCACCTACACCTGCAGCACCAGCCAAAACCCACATTCACGCCGACGGTAATTCACATGAGCACGCCAATTAACAGCCAACGCCTGCGCCTGTTGGCGCTATGCGCTTTATTTCTGCTGCCCGGAGCGCATGCCGCCGAACCACTAACCATCGACGTGCATCGCGACGCCAATTGCGGTTGCTGCAAGAGCTGGATTCGTCACCTCGAAGCCAATGGTTTTCAAGTCATTGACCATGTTGAAAGCAACATGAGTGCAGTCAAACAAGAGCTCGGTGTGCCCTACCGTCTGGCGTCCTGCCATACCGGCGTTATCAACGGCAAGTTTGTCGAAGGCCATGTGCCGGCCGCTGAGGTTATCGAACTGACCAGGCGCAATGATCTGGCGGGAGTCGCTGTACCGGGCATGCCGAAAGGCTCGCCCGGCATGGAAGCCGGTGGCGCTGTACAGCCCTACGAGGTCATTGGCCTGACAGCGTCAGGCACAGAACAGGTTATCGCCGAATACCCAGGCAACTAGCGCTTCCGGTTGCATCTGGCTGAAGAAAATAAGCCAGTACAGCTATCAAACAGAGTAGCTGAACCGGCGTAAAAATTAGCACTACCGCGAACCAAGGAACACGACACGTCTTGGGTACTCGGTCCAAGCTGTAACAAGGAGGAGAAGATCATGTCGAACTTGCCCCCAACCGTAGAAAAGCCAACACCCTTCTGGAGAAGCAGAGGCGGCATCGTGCTGGGTATGTTGCTGGTGATTGCCGTGTTCTACGTGGTGAATGAGCACCTTGCACACGCTGGGCAAGCATTGAGTTATCTGCCTTATCTGATTTTACTGGCATGCCCGCTGATGCATGTTTTCGGGCATCACCACGGTGGGCATGACCACAGAGAGCATAAGCAATCCGAAGATGCGCCAAACAAGGACGATCAGAGGAGTTAAGCCATGCACAGCCATGAGAATGACCATCCGCGGCACACACAAGCCCAGTCTGAAGGCGAACTGCACGATCCCGTCTGCGGCATGAAGGTCAGCCTCGACAGTAAATTTGTCGAGGAGCATGCGGGCCAGACCCTCCATTTTTGTAGCGCCAAGTGCCAGGCAAAATTCGTCGCCGAACCTGCGCGCTATCTGGCTGACAAACCTGTAGATACAGCCAGCAGTTCCGGGCCACAAGCAGCACTGGCGGGTGCTGCCGAATACACCTGCCCGATGCATCCGGAGATCCGTCAGCCGACTCCGGGTGTCTGTCCGAAATGCGGTATGACCCTGGAGCCGGTGATGCCGGTGCTGGAGGATGAAGAGAACCCGGAGCTCAATGACTTCAAGCGCCGCTTCTGGTGGACGCTGCCGCTGACGATCATCGTCACCATCCTCGCCATGGGAGGCCATGCGGTGCAGATATTCCAGGGCAACACGCAGAACTGGGTCGAGCTGGCACTGGCTACACCGGTCACGCTCTGGGCTGGCTGGCCGTTCTTTGTGCGCTGCGTGCAGTCCTTCCTGCATCGCAGCCCGAACATGTGGACGCTGATCGGGCTGGGCACCTCGGCGGCCTATCTGTACAGCGTTGTGGCGACCTTGTTCCCGCAGGCTTTCCCGGCAACCTTTCTGCATGAAGGGCGGATCGGGGTGTACTTCGAAGCCGCCGCCGTGATCATCTCGCTGACCCTGCTCGGGCAGATGCTCGAACTCAAGGCCCGCTCGCAAACCTCTGCGGCGATCAAATCATTGCTTGGTCTGGCGCCGAAAACCGCACGACGGATCAACGCTGATGGCAGCGAAGAAGATATCCCGCTGAGCCATGTGCACCTGAATGATCAACTGCGCGTGCGCCCCGGTGAGAAGGTGCCGGTCGATGGCGTGGTGGTCTCGGGCGAGAGTGCTGTCGACGAGTCAATGCTCACTGGCGAGCCGTTACCGGTGATGAAGCGTCAAGGTGATGCGCTGATTGGTGCCACCATCAACAGCCAGGGCAGTCTGGTCATGCAGGCGCAGAAAGTCGGAGGCGAAACCATGCTGGCGCAAATCGTACAGATGGTCGCTCAGGCTCAGCGCTCAAAAGCACCGATGCAGCGCCTTGCCGATGTCATTGCCGGTTACTTTGTGGTGGTTGTGATAAGTATTTCCGTGCTGACATTCCTTGGCTGGGGTCTTTGGGGGCCGGAGCCGAGCTGGGTGTTCGGCCTTATCAATGCGGTGGCGGTGCTGATCATTGCCTGCCCCTGCGCGCTGGGCCTGGCCACGCCGATGTCGGTGATGGTGTCTACCGGCAAGGCAGCCAGCAGTGGCGTGCTATTTCGCGACGCGGCAGCCATTGAGAACCTGCGCAAGATTGATACGCTGATCGTCGACAAGACCGGCACCCTGACCGAAGGGCGACCAGCATTTCACAGTGTCGAAGCGGCGACTGGCTTCGAAAAACAGCAGGTGCTGCAGCTGGCCGCCAGCCTTGATCAGGGTAGCGAGCACCCACTGGGGCGCGCCATTGTCGATCAGGCCAATGCTGGCGGTTTGCAGTTGTCAGTTGTGCAGAACTTTGAGACGGTTTCCGGTATCGGGGTGCGCGGTCAGGTAGACGGCCACCAGTTGCTACTGGGCAATACCGCACTGTTGCAAGAGGCCGGCATAGCCACCGAAGCTGTGCAGACGCGTGCCGAAGAATTGCGCAGCGAAGGCACTAGCATTATGTATCTAGCAGTAGACGGTGCTCTGGCCGGCCTACTGGCTGTGGCCGACCCGATCAAGGAAACCTCGAAGCTGGCCGTTCAACGTCTGCAAGCTGCCGGCGTCACGGTAATTATGGCAACCGGTGACGGCCTGACAACGGCAAAGTCTGTGGCGCGGCAACTGGGTATTGAAGAGGTGCACGGCGAGGTCAAGCCACAGGACAAGGAGCGCCTGGTCGCAGATCTGCAAAAGGCCGGCAAGCGTGTGGCCATGGCCGGTGACGGTATCAATGACGCCCCGGCGCTGGCGCGTGCCGATGTCGGCATCGCCATGGGCACCGGTACCGACGTGGCGATGAACAGTGCACAGATCACCCTGGTCAAGGGCGACCTGATGGGCATCCTGCGTGCGCGCAGCTTGTCCCAGGCCACGGTGAAAAACATGCACCAGAACCTGACCTTCGCCTTTCTCTATAACGCCATGGGCATACCGCTGGCTGCCGGCCTGTTCTTTCCACTCACCGGGTACTTGTTGTCGCCAATTATCGCTGCGCTGGCCATGAGCGTCAGCTCGGCCTCAGTCGTATTCAACGCGCTGCGTCTGCGCAATGTGCGGATTGATGAACCGTAAATTTACTGCTTGACCTTTCTATAAGGTCAAGGTTGAGGATGGTCGTAACAGCCAGCCTGTGGCTCTAACCGAACACAGACATTCGGTAGGGTTTTATGGCTGTCGACGACTAGATCCGCAGATTCGAAACTTGTTTTTAATTCAAATCAGATGGGCCTTACGAAGCACCAGAGCACAGACAAACGATATCAGCGCTCTGGAAGTTCGTGACCAATTATCCAAAAATTCTACAGGCAGAAACAGTTTAACTATGAGGGTTAACGCCATGAAATTAAGTGCAATAAAGCTTGGCTATGCTGCAGCTTTCGCATTCGCAATTCTATGGATCATCTGCAGCCTGATGGTGTGGCTGATGCCAGCCATGATGTTGAATATGACTGGCAACATGATGCACACCGACTGGTCGCAAATGGGCTGGCATATGTCACTGGGCGGCATGCTGCTCGGATTGATCGGCTGGTCGGTGGTAGCAGGAATAAGCGGATGGTTACTGGCAACTATCTACAACAAACTTCTTTAACAAAACCGGGGTTGCCCAGATTTTACGGGGCAACTCACGTGTCTCATACGCTCTTGTCTATGGAGCGCTTTCTTGCTGCCAAACCCGGCGGCTACCTCGATTAATCGCATTGGAGGCGAAAGCATGACTGCTTTCCTTTTTGCACGCCGGGCTGGTAAGGGTGTAATGGCTGCCGTGCTTTGGCTGAGTCTTGCTACCGGCGCACAGGCCGAAACCCTCAGTTTTGCCCGAGCGCAGGTATTGGCGCAGCAGGACGCACCGGAGAATCTGGCGCGTCAGGCGCAGCTTGAATCCGCTCAGTTCTCAGTAGAGCCGGCAGATGCCTTGCCTGATCCGCAGCTGATCCTTGGAGTCGACAACGTGCCGGTTGAGGGCGCGGATCGGTACAGCCTCAATCAGGACTTCATGACCATGCGTCGAATCGGTCTGATGCAGGAAGTACCAAACAGCGACAAGCGCAAGGCGCGCCGCAGTCTGGCCGTAGCCACGGTTGGCGTAGCCGAGGCAGAGCAGCGGGAGATGCTATTGCAGACCCGGCGGCAGACCGCACTCAACTGGCTGAATGTCTACTATGCCGAGCACAGCGTGGCCTTGTTTGATCAGTTGGATTTGCAGATCAGCCTGCTGCGTGCGACGGTGCAATCGCTGATCGCTGGCGGCTCTGCGTCCCCCACTGAATTGCTGCAAGCCGATGAGCTGGCGCTTACGCTGGAGGATCGCCGTGATCAGCTACAGCGCGATGTCGCTGTGGCTCGTGCCGCATTGCGCCGCTGGATTGGTGCGGCGGCAACTGAACCACTGGTGGGCAATCCGCCGGTATTTCAACTAAGCGTACCGCAGCTGCATCAACGACTGCACGAGCATCCTGAGTTGAACGCAGCGAATGCCCGTGTCGGTGAAGCCAACGCGGCGCTGGCCGAGGCGATCGCTGAGAAGACCCCAGATTGGGGCGTCGGCTTTGTCTATAGCAACCGTGCCCCGCAGTTTGGTGACATGGTCTCATTGCAATTCACCTTTGATCTGCCGATGTTCGTTGGCAGCCGTCAGGGACCGACGATCAAGGCCCGGCAACAGAGCGTGGCGCAACTGGAGGCCGAGCAGGAGGTCTTGCTGCGCGAACATGCGGCTGAGCTGGAAAGCGGTCTGGCCGAGCTGGAACAACTGCACAAGGCACTGACTCGCACGGAAAAATCTCTTATACCGCTGGCCAGCCAGCGCGCCGAACTGGAACTGGCGGCCTACAAGGCGGGCAACCGCCAGCTGAGCACAGTAATCAACAGCCGCACCGCGCTGATCGAGGCGCAGCTGCGCGAGATCGAGCTCAAACGCCAGGTCAGCGAGCTATCTGCCAATCTGTATTACGCCTATGTGGAGAGCCTGCAATGAGTCGCCCTATTTTTCTGTATTCGCTGTTGGGCCTGATGCTAGCAGCAGGTAGTGGCGCTGCGGGTTATTGGTTTGGCCAGCAGAGCGCCAGTCATGTGCAAATGCCCCATGCCTCAGCGCAAAGCGACGAACGCACGGTGCTTTACTGGTATGACCCGATGAAACCGGATCAGCATTTCGATCAGCCCGGTAAATCGCCCTTTATGGACATGCAGCTGGTACCCAAATATGCCGGCAGTCTGCCGGAGGCCGATGTTCTCAGCGTGTCGGCACAAGCGGTGCAGAACCTGGGTATGCGCACTGTGCTGGTACAGCGCGGGGTGCTGCCTACGGGTATCGAGGCGGTTGGCTCGCTGGCTTACAACCAGCGCGAAGTTGCCACCCTGCAGGCGCGCGCAGCCGGTTTCGTCGAGCGCGTGTATGGCCGTGCACCGGGTGATGTGCTGGCGGCCGGCACGCCACTGGCCGATCTGCTGATTCCCGAATGGTCCGCCGCCCAGCTGGAGTTCATCGCCGTATTGCAGAGTGGCGATAGCCGCCTGATTGCAGCTACACGTGAGCGCCTTCGCCTGCTAGGCATGTCCCAGGCTCTGATTACGCGGGTAGAGGGTCATCGACAACCCGAGCCGTTGCAGACCATCGTTACGCCGCTGGCTGGCGAGTTGCAGTCGCTGGAAGTGCGCGTGGGCATGGCGGTCTCGGCAGGCCAGGATTTGGCGCAGGTCAACGGGCTGGCCAGTGTATGGCTGGATACCGCGATTCCCGAAGCGCAGGCCGGCTTGGTTGAAGTAGGGGCGCCGATCAGTGCCACGTTGGCGGCCTTTCCAGGACAAACCCTGCATGGCAAGGTCATCGCGCTGTTACCCAGCGCTGACCTGCAGACCCGCACGCTGACGGTACGTAGCGAGCTACCCAACCCGGACGGCAAGCTGCGCCCGGGCATGTTTGCCGCAGTTCGGCTCAACAGTGCGGGAGAGGAAACGGTGTTGCTACTGCCCAGCGAGGCGCTGATTCGCAGCGGCAAGCGCACGCTGGTCATGCTGGCCGAAGGCGAAGGGCGTTTCCGTCCACAGGAGATCACTATTGGCCGTGAAGCCGATGGCCGTGTGCAGGTACTGACCGGCTTGCAGGAAGGTCAGTCCGTGGTCACCTCGGGGCAATTTCTGATCGACTCCGAGGCCAGCCTGCAGGGCTTGCTCGCACAGACCTCCGATGTTCAGTCAGAGGCGCCGGCATTAGAACTGCACAGGGCACAAGGCATCATCCGTGCGCTGGACGCGAAGCAGGTTACGCTGGAGCACGGCTCCTTCGACAGCCTGAACATGATGGGAATGACCATGCCGTTTACGTTGGCTAGCCCTGAAGTGGCTGCCGGTTTGCAGGTCGGTGATCGGGTGCAGATTGCCGTCAGCCAGAGCCCAGCGGGACTGGTGGTCGAGCAGCTGACCAGGCAGGCGAAGCAGCAGGAGGAAACGCCATGATCGCGAGGCTTATTCGCTGGTCGATCGGCAACCGCCTGCTGGTATTGCTTGCGACCCTGTTCATTGTGGCCTGGGGCATCTGGTCAGTACGCAACACGCCACTGGATGCGTTGCCCGACCTGTCCGATACCCAGGTCATCCTGCGCACCAGCTTCCCCGGCCAGGCACCACAGATTGTCGAGAACCAGGTGACCTACCCGCTGGCGACCAGCATGCTCTCGGTGCCGGGGGCGAAGACCGTGCGCGGCTATTCGTTCTTTGGTGACTCGTTTGTTTACGTGTTGTTCGAGGACGGCACTGATCAGTACTGGGCACGCTCACGGGTGCTGGAGTACCTCAATCAGGCCCAGGGCCAATTGCCGCCAGGCGTGACCACCAGCCTCGGACCTGATGCCAGCGGCGTCGGCTGGATCTACCAATACGCACTGGTCGATCGCAGCGGTCAGCATGATCTTGCGCAACTGCGCTCGCTACAGGACTGGTTCCTCAAATACGAACTGAAAAGCGTGCCGAATGTGGCCGAGGTGGCCACCCTCGGCGGCATGGTCAAGCAGTATCAGGTAGTGCTTGATCCGCAGAAGTTGATTGCCTACGGGGTGACCCTGCAGGAGGTCGAACAGGCCTTGCAGGATGCCAATCAGGAAACCGGAGGTGCAGTGCTGGAGCTGGCCGAGCGCGAGTTCATGGTACGTGCCAGCGGCTACCTGCAGAGCCTGGAGGACTTCCGAAATGTGCCGCTACGCGCCTCGCAGAGCGGTATTCCGGTGCTGCTCGGACAGGTGGCGAACATCCAGCTGGGCCCGGAAATGCGTCGCGGAATTGCCGAACTGGATGGTCAGGGCGAAGTCGTCGGTGGCGTGGTGATCATGCGTTCGGGCAGCAATGCGCGCGACACCATTCAGGCGGTCAAGGACAAGCTGGCGGTATTGCAGGCGAGTTTGCCCGATGGCGTCGAGCTGGTGACCACCTACGACCGCTCACAGCTGATCGACCGTGCCATCGCCAACCTCAGCTACAAGCTGCTGGAAGAGTTTCTGGTGGTGGCGCTGGTCTGTCTGATTTTTCTCTGGCACCTGCGCTCTTCGCTGGTAGCGATTATCACCTTGCCGGTGGGCATTCTGGCAGCGTTCATCGTCATGCATCTGCAGGGGGTGAACGCCAACATCATGTCGCTGGGCGGCATCGCCATCGCCATCGGCGCCATGGTCGATGCAGCGGTGGTGATGATCGAGAACGCGCACAAGCATCTCGAAGCCTGGCACGCCAAGCACCCGGAGGAGACGTTGCAGGGTGAAACACGTTGGCAGGTAATCGGCGAGGCAGCGGCCGAGGTTGGCCCGGCACTGTTCTTCAGTTTGCTGATCATCACTCTGTCTTTCCTGCCGGTGTTTACTTTGGAAGCCCAAGAGGGCCGGCTGTTTGGCCCGCTGGCATTCACCAAAACCTACGCCATGGCCGCTGCTGCCGGACTGTCGGTGACTCTGGTGCCGGTATTGATGGGGTTCTGGATTCGTGGGCGTATCCCCAATGAACAACAGAATCCGCTGAATCGCGGTCTGATCGCGGCGTATAGGCCGATCCTCGAAGCAGTGCTGGCCTGGCCCAAAGCTACCCTGTTGGCAGCGCTGCTGGTGTTTGTCTCCAGCCTCTGGCCACTGAGCCAGCTGGGTGGCGAGTTTTTGCCGATGATGGATGAAGGCGACTTGCTTTATATGCCCACTGCGTTGCCCGGCCTTTCGGCCAGCAAGGCCGCACAATTGTTACAGCAGACCGATCGCATGATCCTTTCTGTTCCTGAAGTAGAGCGGGTGTTCGGCAAGGCCGGTCGCGCCGAAACGGCCACCGATCCGGCACCGTTGGAGATGTTCGAGACCACCATCCAGT of Pseudomonas pohangensis contains these proteins:
- a CDS encoding heavy metal translocating P-type ATPase gives rise to the protein MKVSLDSKFVEEHAGQTLHFCSAKCQAKFVAEPARYLADKPVDTASSSGPQAALAGAAEYTCPMHPEIRQPTPGVCPKCGMTLEPVMPVLEDEENPELNDFKRRFWWTLPLTIIVTILAMGGHAVQIFQGNTQNWVELALATPVTLWAGWPFFVRCVQSFLHRSPNMWTLIGLGTSAAYLYSVVATLFPQAFPATFLHEGRIGVYFEAAAVIISLTLLGQMLELKARSQTSAAIKSLLGLAPKTARRINADGSEEDIPLSHVHLNDQLRVRPGEKVPVDGVVVSGESAVDESMLTGEPLPVMKRQGDALIGATINSQGSLVMQAQKVGGETMLAQIVQMVAQAQRSKAPMQRLADVIAGYFVVVVISISVLTFLGWGLWGPEPSWVFGLINAVAVLIIACPCALGLATPMSVMVSTGKAASSGVLFRDAAAIENLRKIDTLIVDKTGTLTEGRPAFHSVEAATGFEKQQVLQLAASLDQGSEHPLGRAIVDQANAGGLQLSVVQNFETVSGIGVRGQVDGHQLLLGNTALLQEAGIATEAVQTRAEELRSEGTSIMYLAVDGALAGLLAVADPIKETSKLAVQRLQAAGVTVIMATGDGLTTAKSVARQLGIEEVHGEVKPQDKERLVADLQKAGKRVAMAGDGINDAPALARADVGIAMGTGTDVAMNSAQITLVKGDLMGILRARSLSQATVKNMHQNLTFAFLYNAMGIPLAAGLFFPLTGYLLSPIIAALAMSVSSASVVFNALRLRNVRIDEP
- a CDS encoding DUF5676 family membrane protein, producing MKLSAIKLGYAAAFAFAILWIICSLMVWLMPAMMLNMTGNMMHTDWSQMGWHMSLGGMLLGLIGWSVVAGISGWLLATIYNKLL
- a CDS encoding TolC family protein, translated to MTAFLFARRAGKGVMAAVLWLSLATGAQAETLSFARAQVLAQQDAPENLARQAQLESAQFSVEPADALPDPQLILGVDNVPVEGADRYSLNQDFMTMRRIGLMQEVPNSDKRKARRSLAVATVGVAEAEQREMLLQTRRQTALNWLNVYYAEHSVALFDQLDLQISLLRATVQSLIAGGSASPTELLQADELALTLEDRRDQLQRDVAVARAALRRWIGAAATEPLVGNPPVFQLSVPQLHQRLHEHPELNAANARVGEANAALAEAIAEKTPDWGVGFVYSNRAPQFGDMVSLQFTFDLPMFVGSRQGPTIKARQQSVAQLEAEQEVLLREHAAELESGLAELEQLHKALTRTEKSLIPLASQRAELELAAYKAGNRQLSTVINSRTALIEAQLREIELKRQVSELSANLYYAYVESLQ
- a CDS encoding efflux RND transporter periplasmic adaptor subunit, with product MSRPIFLYSLLGLMLAAGSGAAGYWFGQQSASHVQMPHASAQSDERTVLYWYDPMKPDQHFDQPGKSPFMDMQLVPKYAGSLPEADVLSVSAQAVQNLGMRTVLVQRGVLPTGIEAVGSLAYNQREVATLQARAAGFVERVYGRAPGDVLAAGTPLADLLIPEWSAAQLEFIAVLQSGDSRLIAATRERLRLLGMSQALITRVEGHRQPEPLQTIVTPLAGELQSLEVRVGMAVSAGQDLAQVNGLASVWLDTAIPEAQAGLVEVGAPISATLAAFPGQTLHGKVIALLPSADLQTRTLTVRSELPNPDGKLRPGMFAAVRLNSAGEETVLLLPSEALIRSGKRTLVMLAEGEGRFRPQEITIGREADGRVQVLTGLQEGQSVVTSGQFLIDSEASLQGLLAQTSDVQSEAPALELHRAQGIIRALDAKQVTLEHGSFDSLNMMGMTMPFTLASPEVAAGLQVGDRVQIAVSQSPAGLVVEQLTRQAKQQEETP